One genomic window of Quercus lobata isolate SW786 chromosome 9, ValleyOak3.0 Primary Assembly, whole genome shotgun sequence includes the following:
- the LOC115962175 gene encoding organic cation/carnitine transporter 2-like: MEVSNSNQVVLPSMSLDETIEQIIGRFGCSQFMQAILVSVPAFFDAQQTFISIYADAVPKWHCNTFDTSCNPKSNICKLPRNSWSWDEPSHYSIISDWGLECASSFITSLPASSFYIGSLIGGFTLAILGDFCLGRKNLLYLSSLIMSVTALLSAFSTNIWMYSSLRFVSGLSRSSVITCTLILITERIGKRLRSQVGTTAFFSYALGLLSLPAVAYTNRGSSWRILFLYTSIPAIFYYIITYFFVYESPRWLFMQGRDKEAIAILKRIASIEDRILDSYLSNIHHRQEIPKVHPYKSMKDLFKRKWALKRILAAMVIGFGVGVVYFGMLLGVGNLDFSIYLSVIFNASLLIPSNLLTLFFISRWKRKSSLFAFCTISGICSIVCVIVGKGRKGIQIGLELASFFS; the protein is encoded by the coding sequence ATGGAAGTATCAAATTCTAACCAAGTAGTCCTCCCCTCAATGTCTCTAGATGAAACAATTGAACAAATTATAGGACGTTTTGGGTGTTCACAGTTCATGCAAGCCATCCTCGTATCAGTACCAGCGTTTTTTGATGCACAACAAACATTCATTAGCATCTATGCTGATGCTGTACCAAAATGGCATTGCAATACCTTTGATACATCATGCAACCCAAAATCCAATATTTGTAAACTCCCAAGAAATTCTTGGTCTTGGGATGAACCTTCTCATTACTCAATCATATCAGACTGGGGTCTTGAATGTGCTAGTTCATTCATCACATCCCTTCCTGCTTCATCCTTCTACATTGGCAGCCTAATTGGTGGCTTCACTCTTGCTATACTTGGTGACTTTTGTCTTGGTAGAAAGAATTTGCTTTACCTCTCAAGCCTAATAATGTCCGTGACCGCGCTTCTCTCAGCCTTCTCAACAAACATTTGGATGTACTCGAGCTTGAGATTTGTAAGTGGACTTAGCCGTTCATCAGTTATAACATGCACTCTTATTTTGATAACAGAAAGAATTGGAAAAAGGCTGCGTAGCCAAGTAGGGACAACGGCATTTTTCTCTTATGCTCTTGGGTTATTATCCTTACCAGCTGTAGCATATACTAATAGAGGTTCATCATGGAGAATCCTCTTTCTCTACACTTCCATTCCAGCAATCTTTTACTATATCATAACTTATTTCTTTGTCTATGAGTCTCCTAGATGGCTTTTCATGCAAGGGCGTGACAAAGAAGCCATAGCAATATTGAAAAGAATTGCATCCATAGAAGACAGAATTTTGGACTCATACCTATCCAACATTCACCACAGGCAAGAAATACCAAAGGTTCATCCTTATAAGTCCATGAAGGACTTATTTAAGAGAAAATGGGCTTTGAAAAGGATATTAGCAGCTATGGTAATTGGTTTTGGCGTTGGAGTGGTATACTTTGGCATGTTACTTGGGGTAGGAAATTTGGATTTCAGCATTTATTTGAGTGTCATATTTAATGCCTCATTGTTAATACCTTCAAATTTACTGACCTTGTTCTTTATATCAAGATGGAAAAGGAAAAGTTCATTGTTTGCCTTTTGTACAATAAGTGGCATATGCAGCATAGTCTGTGTCATTGTAGGCAAAGGTAGAAAAGGCATACAAATTGGGCTAGAACTAGCATCTTTCTTTAGCTAA